A DNA window from Streptomyces sp. CA-278952 contains the following coding sequences:
- a CDS encoding M23 family metallopeptidase, which yields MPATGKHRRPKSGPISRGVLVAGTGGAALALPLIGATVANAADQAAPAAKPAAASVAAAHTAPAAAPAASKAAPKTYAVVSGDYLAKIAAEHQLKGGWEKLYQDNRSTVGENPGLIHPGMKLTLGAKGSAPAEKSAAPEAAPKKAAPAPKAAPKEAPKADTVSADDSEGSDSPSRTGSSEATGSGWSAPLASANVTTQYRASGASWSSGYHTGSDFQAASGTPVLAIGPGTVVSAGNSGSYGNEVVIQHEDGMYSQYAHQSSLNVSVGQTVTGGQQIGLSGSTGNSTGPHLHFEVRTGPSYGSDIDPIAYLRQHGVSV from the coding sequence ATGCCCGCAACGGGTAAGCACCGCCGTCCGAAGTCCGGCCCGATCTCCCGCGGCGTCCTCGTCGCAGGGACCGGCGGCGCCGCACTCGCCCTCCCGCTCATCGGCGCCACCGTCGCGAACGCGGCGGACCAGGCCGCTCCGGCCGCGAAGCCCGCCGCCGCCTCGGTCGCCGCCGCGCACACCGCCCCGGCCGCAGCCCCCGCCGCGTCGAAGGCCGCCCCGAAGACGTACGCCGTCGTCTCCGGCGACTACCTGGCGAAGATCGCGGCCGAGCACCAGCTCAAGGGCGGTTGGGAGAAGCTGTACCAGGACAACCGCTCCACCGTCGGCGAGAACCCCGGCCTGATCCACCCGGGCATGAAGCTGACCCTCGGCGCCAAGGGCTCCGCCCCGGCCGAGAAGTCCGCGGCTCCCGAGGCCGCCCCGAAGAAGGCCGCTCCGGCGCCGAAGGCCGCGCCGAAGGAGGCGCCGAAGGCGGACACCGTCTCCGCCGACGACTCCGAGGGCTCCGACAGCCCGTCGCGGACCGGCTCCTCCGAGGCCACCGGCTCCGGCTGGTCCGCCCCGCTGGCCAGCGCCAACGTCACCACCCAGTACCGCGCTTCCGGCGCCAGCTGGTCCAGCGGCTACCACACCGGCTCGGACTTCCAGGCCGCCTCCGGCACCCCCGTCCTCGCCATCGGCCCGGGCACCGTGGTCTCGGCCGGCAACAGCGGCTCCTACGGCAACGAGGTCGTCATCCAGCACGAGGACGGCATGTACTCCCAGTACGCCCACCAGTCCTCGCTCAACGTCTCCGTCGGCCAGACCGTGACCGGCGGCCAGCAGATCGGCCTCTCCGGCTCCACCGGCAACTCCACCGGTCCGCACCTGCACTTCGAGGTCCGCACCGGCCCGAGCTACGGCTCGGACATCGACCCGATCGCGTACCTGCGTCAGCACGGCGTCTCCGTCTGA
- a CDS encoding helix-turn-helix domain-containing protein, whose amino-acid sequence MNTSDAGVPDELPGVAPRLRDLRRDRGLTLETAAGRAGLSPAHLSRLETGRRQPSLPMLLGLARIYGTTVSELLGEQPPERDAIVRGGGFEGAEADGWMYRQAGGSGRAMQALRVRVPYGAQGDLVRVHPGEEWLYVLEGRLRIGLGDTVHDLEPGDSAHFDSLTPHRIAAVDRCGAELLFVHSLLQSPAAELCLGSALHAR is encoded by the coding sequence ATGAACACTTCGGACGCCGGGGTGCCGGACGAGCTCCCCGGCGTCGCACCCCGACTGCGCGACCTGCGCCGCGATCGCGGCCTCACCCTGGAGACCGCCGCCGGCCGGGCCGGACTCTCCCCGGCCCATCTCTCCCGGCTGGAGACCGGCCGCAGGCAGCCCTCGCTGCCGATGCTGCTCGGACTCGCCCGTATCTACGGTACGACGGTCTCCGAGCTGCTCGGCGAGCAGCCGCCCGAACGGGACGCGATCGTCCGCGGCGGCGGGTTCGAGGGGGCGGAGGCCGACGGCTGGATGTACCGGCAGGCCGGCGGGTCCGGCCGCGCGATGCAGGCGCTGCGGGTGCGCGTTCCGTACGGGGCCCAGGGCGACCTGGTCCGGGTCCATCCCGGCGAGGAGTGGCTGTACGTCCTGGAGGGGCGGCTGCGGATCGGGCTCGGCGACACCGTGCACGACCTCGAACCCGGCGACAGCGCCCACTTCGACTCGCTCACCCCGCACCGGATCGCGGCCGTCGACCGCTGCGGCGCGGAGCTGCTCTTCGTCCACTCCCTGCTCCAGAGCCCCGCCGCCGAGCTGTGCCTCGGCAGCGCCCTCCACGCGCGCTGA
- a CDS encoding DUF6126 family protein produces MSDSEHYDPLGPGRRPNEDPQEKRMPRGVVIRLFAYLVAGHVVAGFLYLLFEVAGSK; encoded by the coding sequence ATGTCCGATTCCGAGCACTACGACCCGCTGGGCCCCGGCCGCCGCCCGAACGAGGACCCGCAGGAGAAGCGGATGCCGCGCGGTGTCGTCATCCGGCTCTTCGCCTACTTGGTGGCGGGCCACGTCGTCGCGGGCTTCCTCTACCTGCTCTTCGAGGTGGCCGGGAGCAAGTGA
- a CDS encoding tyrosine-protein phosphatase, with translation MTQQVPQVPPTETVLTGVRNFRDVGGLPTADGRRTAFGRLYRSGHLAHATAEDAVFLGGLGLHTIFDFRHSADHRLDGYDIELAGVRNVSIPLSDPADGAEFWRLVSDGNIEQLRSVLADGKGVDRMIRMYRATILDRTAEHSRVLHSLAEDSVPALMHCAAGKDRAGLSIAVALLAVGVEPEAIEEDYLKSNDLHRRYAVKRSDASGTGMSPEVLELLDPLFGARPAYLAAAFTAIEENWGTTDRYLSEGLSVSPETRERLRERLLDLG, from the coding sequence GTGACGCAACAGGTGCCGCAGGTCCCGCCGACAGAGACCGTGCTGACCGGAGTCCGCAACTTCCGCGACGTGGGCGGGCTCCCCACCGCGGACGGTCGGCGCACCGCCTTCGGGCGGCTCTACCGGAGCGGCCACCTGGCGCACGCCACGGCCGAGGACGCGGTCTTCCTCGGCGGGCTCGGGCTGCACACGATCTTCGACTTCCGCCACTCCGCCGACCACCGGCTCGACGGATACGACATCGAGCTGGCCGGTGTCCGCAATGTCAGCATTCCGCTCTCGGACCCGGCCGACGGCGCGGAGTTCTGGCGGCTGGTGAGCGACGGGAACATCGAGCAGCTGCGCTCCGTCCTCGCGGACGGCAAGGGCGTCGACCGCATGATCCGGATGTACCGCGCGACGATTCTGGACCGCACCGCCGAGCACAGCCGGGTGCTGCACTCCCTGGCCGAGGACAGCGTCCCCGCCCTGATGCACTGCGCGGCGGGCAAGGACCGGGCCGGTCTCTCGATCGCGGTCGCCCTGCTGGCGGTCGGCGTCGAGCCGGAGGCGATCGAGGAGGACTACCTCAAGTCGAACGACCTCCACCGCCGCTACGCCGTGAAGCGCTCCGACGCGTCCGGCACCGGCATGTCTCCCGAGGTGCTGGAGCTGCTGGACCCGCTCTTCGGGGCGCGGCCCGCCTACCTCGCGGCGGCCTTCACGGCCATCGAGGAGAACTGGGGAACGACGGACCGCTACCTGTCGGAGGGGCTGAGCGTCTCCCCGGAGACCCGGGAGCGGCTGCGCGAGCGCCTGCTCGACCTGGGCTGA
- a CDS encoding phosphorylase family protein — MGDPRRQGSPATPLLVACALGIEQVALRSGRGTPGPVRVLRTGMGPRAAEAAVARLLGPGGISDAAVIASGFCAGLAPGMHPGDLVVAEETRDADGITPCTGTGVLVAALARAVPGRRIHTGPLTGSDHVVRGSERAALRAGGAIAVDMESAATLRTALCHGPRPVAAVRVVVDAPEHELVRIGTVRGGISAFRVLRAVLPAFYEWHRSLTLPRR; from the coding sequence ATGGGCGATCCGAGACGGCAGGGGAGTCCCGCGACGCCCCTGCTGGTCGCCTGCGCCCTCGGCATCGAGCAGGTGGCTCTGCGCAGCGGCAGGGGCACCCCGGGCCCGGTCCGGGTCCTGCGCACCGGCATGGGGCCCCGGGCGGCGGAGGCGGCCGTGGCGCGGCTCCTGGGCCCCGGGGGGATTTCCGACGCCGCAGTGATCGCCTCCGGCTTCTGCGCCGGCCTCGCCCCGGGGATGCACCCGGGGGACCTCGTCGTCGCCGAGGAGACCCGGGACGCGGACGGCATCACCCCCTGCACGGGCACCGGCGTCCTGGTCGCCGCGCTCGCCAGGGCCGTTCCGGGCCGCAGGATCCACACCGGCCCGCTCACCGGCTCCGACCACGTCGTACGGGGCTCCGAGCGGGCCGCGCTGCGGGCGGGCGGTGCCATCGCGGTGGACATGGAGTCCGCCGCGACACTGCGTACCGCCCTGTGCCACGGGCCCCGCCCGGTTGCGGCCGTCCGGGTGGTCGTGGACGCTCCCGAGCATGAGCTCGTCCGTATCGGCACGGTACGCGGTGGAATATCGGCGTTCCGCGTTCTCCGTGCCGTCCTTCCGGCTTTCTACGAATGGCACCGATCCTTAACGCTCCCCAGGAGGTGA
- a CDS encoding aspartate aminotransferase family protein translates to MTDGGSQGFDLARLLAERGAERYDLHARHLNHQLPRMLHTIGFDKVYERAEGAYFWDAEGNDYLDMLAGFGVMGLGRHHPVVRQALHDVLDAQLADLTRFDCQPLPGLLAEKLLAHSPHLDRVFFGNSGTEAVETALKFARYATGKPRVLYCDHAFHGLTTGSLSVNGESGFRDGFAPLLPDTAVPLGDLEALRRELKRGDVAALVVEPVQGKGVHAAPPGYLRGAQELLHRHKALLIVDEVQTGLGRTGDFYAYQHEEGVEPDLVCVAKALSGGYVPVGATLGKDWIFRKVYSSMDRVLVHSASFGSNAQAMAAGLAVLTVMEDEETVANARRTGDLLRERLAALVDRYELLHEVRGRGLMIGIEFGRPGSLKLRSRWTMLQAARKGLFAQMVVVPLLQKHRILTQVSGDHLEVIKLIPPLVIGDAEVDRFVAAFTAVMDDAHSGGGLMWDFGRTLVKQAVANR, encoded by the coding sequence ATGACGGACGGCGGATCCCAGGGCTTCGACCTGGCTCGGCTCCTCGCCGAGCGCGGGGCGGAACGATACGACCTGCATGCGCGCCACCTCAACCACCAGCTGCCGCGCATGCTGCACACCATCGGCTTCGACAAGGTCTACGAGCGGGCCGAGGGCGCGTACTTCTGGGACGCGGAGGGCAACGACTACCTCGACATGCTCGCCGGATTCGGCGTCATGGGCCTGGGCCGCCACCACCCCGTCGTCCGTCAGGCGTTGCACGACGTCCTGGACGCCCAGCTCGCCGACCTCACCCGATTCGACTGCCAGCCGCTGCCCGGACTGCTCGCCGAGAAGCTCCTCGCCCACAGCCCGCACCTGGACCGCGTCTTCTTCGGGAACAGCGGCACGGAGGCGGTCGAGACGGCGCTGAAATTCGCCCGCTACGCCACCGGGAAGCCCAGGGTCCTCTACTGCGACCACGCCTTCCACGGGCTCACCACCGGCTCCCTCTCGGTCAACGGGGAGAGCGGCTTCCGCGACGGCTTCGCCCCCCTGCTGCCGGACACGGCCGTCCCGCTGGGCGACCTGGAGGCGCTGCGGCGTGAGCTGAAGCGGGGCGACGTCGCGGCCCTCGTCGTGGAGCCCGTCCAGGGGAAGGGCGTGCACGCCGCGCCGCCCGGCTATCTGCGCGGGGCCCAGGAGCTGCTGCACCGGCACAAGGCGCTCCTGATCGTCGACGAGGTGCAGACGGGGCTCGGCCGGACCGGGGACTTCTACGCCTACCAGCACGAGGAGGGAGTGGAGCCCGATCTGGTGTGCGTCGCCAAGGCGCTCTCCGGCGGCTATGTGCCCGTCGGCGCGACCCTCGGCAAGGACTGGATCTTCCGCAAGGTCTACTCCTCCATGGACCGGGTCCTCGTCCACTCCGCGAGCTTCGGCTCCAACGCCCAGGCGATGGCGGCCGGGCTCGCCGTCCTGACGGTGATGGAGGACGAGGAGACCGTCGCCAACGCCCGGCGCACCGGCGACCTGCTGCGCGAGCGGCTGGCGGCCCTGGTGGACCGCTACGAGCTGCTGCACGAGGTCCGCGGGCGCGGGCTGATGATCGGCATCGAGTTCGGCCGGCCCGGCTCGCTCAAGCTCCGCAGCCGCTGGACCATGCTCCAGGCGGCCCGCAAGGGCCTTTTCGCGCAGATGGTCGTGGTGCCGCTGCTCCAGAAGCACCGGATCCTCACCCAGGTCTCCGGCGACCACCTGGAAGTGATCAAGCTGATCCCGCCGCTGGTCATCGGGGACGCGGAGGTGGACCGCTTCGTGGCGGCCTTCACGGCCGTCATGGACGACGCGCACAGCGGCGGCGGACTGATGTGGGACTTCGGCCGGACGCTGGTCAAGCAGGCCGTGGCCAACCGCTGA
- the shc gene encoding squalene--hopene cyclase, translated as MTATTDGSTGTANPEAPAHDPTDTTAAADDVTVAARRAAERSVEHLLGRQDEQGWWKGDLATNVTMDAEDLLLRQFLSIQDPETTRAAALFIRGEQLGDGTWNTFYGGPGDLSATIEAYVALRLAGDRPDEPHMARASGWIREQGGIAAARVFTRIWLALFGWWKWDDLPELPPELMFFPKWVPLNIYDFGCWARQTIVPLTIVSAKRPVRPAPFALDELHTDRGHPNPPRKLAPPASWDGIFQRLDRGLHLYHKVAPRPLRRIAMNLAARWIIERQENDGCWGGIQPPAVYSVIALHLLGYDLDHPVMKAGLASLDRFAVRREDGARMVEACQSPVWDTCLATIALADAGLRPDHPALVKAADWMLAEEITRPGDWSVRKPGLAPGGWAFEFHNDNYPDIDDTAEVVLALRRVRHPDPARMQAAIDRGVRWSLGMQSRNGAWGAFDADNTSPFPNRLPFCDFGEVIDPPSADVTGHVVEMLAVEGLASHPRTREGIEWLLAEQEPCGAWFGRWGVNYVYGTGSVVPALITAGLPAGHPAIRRAVAWLESVQNDDGGWGEDLRSYQEEKWIGHGESTASQTAWALLALLAAGRRNTRPVARGVIWLTETQQADGSWDEPYFTGTGFPWDFSINYHLYRQVFPLTALGRYVYGDPFADRATAAEGA; from the coding sequence ATGACAGCGACGACCGACGGATCGACCGGGACCGCGAACCCCGAGGCCCCGGCCCACGATCCGACCGACACGACAGCCGCCGCGGACGACGTGACCGTCGCCGCGCGTCGGGCCGCGGAACGCTCGGTGGAGCACCTCCTCGGCAGACAGGACGAGCAGGGCTGGTGGAAGGGCGACCTCGCCACCAACGTCACGATGGACGCCGAGGACCTGCTCCTGCGTCAGTTCCTCTCCATCCAGGACCCGGAGACCACCCGGGCGGCCGCCCTCTTCATCCGTGGCGAACAGCTCGGCGACGGCACCTGGAACACCTTCTACGGCGGACCGGGCGACCTCTCCGCCACGATCGAGGCGTACGTCGCGCTGCGGCTGGCCGGGGACCGCCCCGACGAGCCGCACATGGCCCGCGCCTCCGGCTGGATCAGGGAACAGGGCGGCATCGCGGCCGCCCGCGTCTTCACCCGCATCTGGCTGGCGCTGTTCGGCTGGTGGAAGTGGGACGACCTCCCCGAGCTGCCGCCCGAGCTGATGTTCTTCCCCAAGTGGGTCCCGCTCAACATCTACGACTTCGGCTGCTGGGCCCGGCAGACCATCGTGCCGCTCACCATCGTCTCCGCCAAACGCCCGGTGCGCCCGGCTCCCTTCGCCCTGGACGAACTGCACACCGATCGGGGCCACCCCAACCCGCCCAGGAAGCTTGCCCCGCCCGCCAGTTGGGACGGAATCTTCCAGCGCCTCGACAGAGGGCTGCACCTCTACCACAAGGTCGCCCCGCGCCCACTGCGCCGCATCGCGATGAACCTGGCCGCCCGCTGGATCATCGAGCGCCAGGAGAACGACGGTTGCTGGGGCGGGATCCAGCCGCCCGCCGTCTACTCCGTCATCGCCCTGCACCTGCTGGGTTACGACCTCGACCACCCGGTGATGAAGGCGGGCCTGGCCTCGCTCGACCGGTTCGCCGTCCGGCGCGAGGACGGCGCCCGCATGGTCGAGGCCTGCCAGTCGCCCGTCTGGGACACCTGCCTCGCCACCATCGCCCTGGCCGACGCCGGGCTGAGACCCGACCACCCCGCCCTGGTGAAGGCCGCCGACTGGATGCTGGCCGAGGAGATCACCAGACCCGGCGACTGGTCGGTGCGGAAGCCCGGACTCGCCCCAGGAGGCTGGGCGTTCGAGTTCCACAACGACAACTACCCGGACATCGACGACACCGCGGAAGTCGTCCTGGCGCTGCGCCGGGTGCGCCACCCCGACCCCGCCCGTATGCAGGCGGCCATCGACCGCGGGGTCCGCTGGAGCCTCGGGATGCAGTCCCGCAACGGTGCCTGGGGCGCGTTCGACGCCGACAACACCAGCCCCTTCCCCAACCGTCTGCCCTTCTGCGACTTCGGCGAGGTCATCGACCCGCCGTCGGCCGACGTCACCGGCCATGTCGTGGAGATGCTCGCCGTCGAAGGGCTCGCGAGCCACCCCCGTACCCGCGAGGGCATCGAGTGGCTGCTCGCCGAACAGGAGCCGTGCGGGGCCTGGTTCGGCCGCTGGGGCGTCAACTACGTATACGGCACCGGGTCCGTGGTGCCCGCCCTGATCACGGCCGGACTGCCCGCCGGGCATCCCGCGATCCGCCGGGCCGTCGCCTGGCTGGAGTCCGTCCAGAACGACGACGGCGGCTGGGGCGAGGACCTGCGCTCCTACCAGGAGGAGAAGTGGATCGGACACGGTGAGTCCACGGCCTCCCAGACCGCCTGGGCGCTGTTGGCGCTCCTCGCCGCCGGCCGGCGCAACACCCGCCCGGTCGCCCGCGGCGTCATCTGGCTGACCGAGACGCAGCAGGCCGACGGCTCCTGGGACGAGCCGTATTTCACCGGGACCGGCTTCCCCTGGGACTTCTCCATCAACTACCACCTCTACCGGCAGGTCTTCCCTCTCACCGCACTCGGGCGCTATGTGTACGGCGACCCGTTCGCCGACCGCGCGACCGCCGCCGAGGGGGCCTGA
- a CDS encoding polyprenyl synthetase family protein: MSSTTGTRGESVTPANPAFDTVADTADVTALLERGRALSAPVLRAAVGRLAPPMDTVAAYHFGWIDAEGQPSDGDGGKAVRPALALLSAEAAGAPAEAGIPGAVAVELVHNFSLLHDDLMDGDEQRRHRDTVWKVHGPAQAILVGDALFALAYDLLLELGTVEAGRAARRLTTATRKLIDGQAQDISYEHRERVTVEECLEMEGNKTGALLACAVSIGAVLGGADDRTADTLEAYGYHLGLAFQAVDDLLGIWGDPEATGKQTWSDLRQRKKSLPVVAALAAGGEASDRLGELLAADAKSNDFDSFSEEEFAARAALIEEAGGREWTAQEARRQHGIAIEALHAVDMPHRVREQLTELADFVVVRKR, encoded by the coding sequence ATGAGCAGTACCACCGGAACAAGAGGAGAGTCTGTGACCCCGGCGAATCCGGCTTTCGACACCGTGGCGGACACCGCGGACGTCACCGCGCTTCTGGAGCGCGGACGAGCCCTGTCAGCGCCGGTCCTGCGGGCTGCCGTCGGCCGGCTCGCGCCGCCCATGGACACCGTCGCCGCCTACCACTTCGGCTGGATCGACGCCGAGGGGCAGCCCTCGGACGGCGACGGCGGCAAGGCCGTGCGCCCCGCGCTCGCCCTGCTGTCCGCCGAGGCGGCGGGGGCCCCCGCCGAGGCCGGCATCCCCGGCGCCGTGGCCGTCGAACTCGTGCACAACTTCTCGCTGCTGCACGACGACCTGATGGACGGCGACGAGCAGCGCCGCCACCGCGACACCGTCTGGAAGGTCCACGGCCCCGCCCAGGCGATCCTGGTCGGCGACGCGCTCTTCGCGCTCGCCTACGACCTGCTGCTGGAGCTCGGCACCGTCGAGGCGGGCCGCGCGGCCCGCCGGCTGACCACCGCCACCCGCAAGCTCATCGACGGGCAGGCCCAGGACATCTCCTACGAGCACCGCGAGCGGGTCACCGTCGAGGAGTGCCTGGAGATGGAGGGCAACAAGACCGGCGCCCTGCTGGCCTGCGCCGTCTCCATCGGCGCGGTGCTCGGCGGCGCCGACGACCGCACCGCCGACACCCTGGAGGCGTACGGCTACCACCTCGGCCTCGCCTTCCAGGCCGTCGACGACCTCCTCGGCATCTGGGGCGACCCGGAGGCCACCGGCAAGCAGACCTGGAGCGACCTGCGCCAGCGCAAGAAGTCCCTGCCCGTCGTCGCGGCGCTCGCCGCGGGCGGCGAGGCCTCCGACCGGCTGGGCGAACTGCTCGCCGCCGACGCCAAGAGCAACGACTTCGACAGCTTCTCCGAAGAGGAGTTCGCCGCCCGCGCGGCCCTCATCGAGGAGGCGGGCGGCCGCGAGTGGACCGCTCAGGAAGCTCGTCGTCAGCACGGAATCGCCATCGAGGCGCTGCACGCCGTCGACATGCCCCACCGGGTGAGGGAACAGCTCACCGAGCTTGCCGACTTCGTGGTGGTACGAAAGAGATGA
- the hpnH gene encoding adenosyl-hopene transferase HpnH, whose translation MAMPLRQSIKVATYLFEQKLRKREKFPLIVELEPLFACNLACEGCGKIQHPAGVLKQRMPVAQAVGAVLESGAPMVSIAGGEPLMHPQIDEIVRQLVARKKYVFLCTNAMLMRKKLDKFTPSPYFAFAVHIDGLRERHDESVAKEGVFDEAVAAMKEAKRRGFRVTTNSTFFNTDTPQTIIEVLNYLNDDLHVDEMMISPAYAYEKAPDQEHFLGVEQTRELFKKAFAGGNRARWRLNHSPLFLDFLEGKADFPCTAWAIPNYSLFGWQRPCYLMNDGYVPTYRQLIEETDWEKYGRGKDPRCANCMAHCGYEPTAVLATMGSLKESLRAARETISSNR comes from the coding sequence ATGGCCATGCCGCTCCGTCAGTCCATCAAGGTCGCGACGTATCTCTTCGAACAGAAGCTCCGCAAGCGTGAGAAGTTCCCGCTGATCGTCGAGCTGGAGCCGTTGTTCGCCTGCAACCTCGCCTGCGAGGGGTGCGGGAAGATCCAGCACCCGGCCGGTGTCCTGAAGCAGCGCATGCCGGTCGCCCAGGCGGTGGGCGCGGTGCTCGAATCCGGCGCTCCCATGGTGTCCATCGCCGGTGGTGAACCGTTGATGCACCCCCAGATCGACGAGATCGTGCGCCAGCTCGTCGCCAGGAAGAAGTACGTCTTCCTCTGCACCAACGCGATGCTGATGCGGAAGAAGCTCGACAAGTTCACCCCGTCCCCGTACTTCGCCTTCGCCGTGCACATCGACGGACTGCGAGAACGGCACGACGAGTCGGTCGCCAAGGAAGGCGTCTTCGACGAGGCCGTCGCCGCGATGAAGGAGGCGAAGCGGCGCGGTTTCCGTGTCACCACCAACTCCACCTTCTTCAACACCGACACCCCGCAGACCATCATCGAGGTCCTCAACTACCTCAACGACGACCTGCACGTCGACGAGATGATGATCTCGCCCGCCTACGCCTACGAGAAGGCCCCCGACCAGGAGCACTTCCTCGGCGTCGAGCAGACCCGCGAGCTGTTCAAGAAGGCCTTCGCCGGCGGCAACCGGGCCCGCTGGCGGCTCAACCACTCACCGCTCTTCCTGGACTTCCTGGAGGGCAAGGCGGACTTCCCGTGCACCGCGTGGGCGATCCCCAACTACTCGCTCTTCGGCTGGCAGCGCCCCTGCTACCTGATGAACGACGGCTACGTACCGACGTACCGTCAGCTCATCGAGGAGACCGACTGGGAGAAGTACGGCCGGGGCAAGGACCCTCGCTGCGCCAACTGCATGGCGCACTGCGGTTACGAGCCCACGGCGGTGCTCGCCACGATGGGGTCCCTGAAGGAATCCCTGCGCGCGGCGCGGGAGACCATCAGCAGCAACCGCTGA
- the hpnE gene encoding hydroxysqualene dehydroxylase HpnE: MNDDSPRPVAVVVGGGLAGVTAALRLADAGLEVTLLEGRPRLGGLAFSFQRGDLTVDNGQHVYLRCCTGYRWFLDRIDAAHLAPVQDRLDVPVLDVGRAAGPRLGRLRRTGLPVPLHLAGGLAAYPHLSLAEKAGVGRAALALGRLDPADPELDRVDFATWLRRHGQSERAIEALWDLVGVATLNATAPNASMALAAKVFKTGLLSEPGAADIGWATVPLGELHDTLARKALDTAGVRTELRAKAGSLTRTEDGRWNVETAGERITADTVVLAVPQTETHDLLPAGALDEPDLLLDIACAPILNVHVIYDRKVLRRPFFAAIGSPVQWVFDRTHSSGLTGPGQYLAVSQSAAQDEIDLPVAELRSRYLPELERLLPAARGAGIRDFFVTRERTATFAPAPGVGRLRPGPRTRLSGLQLAGAWTDTGWPATMEGAVRSGAGAADAALHDLGRPPGHPLQEAA, translated from the coding sequence ATGAACGACGACAGCCCACGCCCCGTCGCCGTCGTCGTCGGCGGCGGACTCGCCGGCGTCACGGCGGCACTCCGCCTCGCCGACGCCGGACTCGAGGTGACCCTCCTGGAAGGGCGGCCCCGCCTCGGCGGCCTCGCCTTCTCCTTCCAGCGCGGCGACCTCACCGTCGACAACGGCCAGCACGTCTACCTGCGCTGCTGCACCGGCTACCGCTGGTTCCTCGACCGGATCGACGCCGCCCACCTGGCACCGGTCCAGGACCGCCTCGACGTGCCCGTGCTGGATGTCGGCCGGGCCGCGGGACCGCGCCTGGGACGGCTGCGGCGCACCGGTCTGCCCGTACCGCTGCACCTCGCCGGCGGACTCGCCGCCTATCCCCACCTCTCGCTCGCCGAGAAGGCGGGCGTGGGCCGCGCCGCCCTCGCGCTCGGCCGCCTGGACCCCGCCGACCCCGAGCTGGACCGCGTCGACTTCGCGACCTGGCTGCGACGGCACGGCCAGTCGGAGCGCGCCATCGAGGCCCTCTGGGACCTTGTCGGCGTCGCCACGCTCAACGCCACCGCCCCCAACGCCTCCATGGCGCTCGCGGCGAAGGTCTTCAAGACCGGCCTGCTCTCCGAGCCCGGCGCCGCCGACATCGGCTGGGCCACCGTGCCGCTCGGCGAGCTGCACGACACCCTCGCCCGCAAGGCCCTGGACACCGCGGGCGTCCGCACCGAACTGCGCGCCAAGGCCGGCTCCCTCACCCGCACCGAGGACGGCCGCTGGAACGTCGAGACGGCGGGGGAGCGGATCACCGCCGACACCGTCGTCCTGGCCGTGCCGCAGACCGAGACCCACGACCTGCTGCCCGCGGGCGCGCTGGACGAACCGGACCTGCTGCTCGACATCGCATGCGCGCCCATCCTGAACGTGCACGTGATCTACGACCGCAAGGTGCTGCGCAGGCCGTTCTTCGCCGCGATCGGCTCCCCGGTCCAGTGGGTCTTCGACCGCACCCACTCCTCCGGGCTGACGGGCCCCGGGCAGTATCTGGCGGTCTCGCAGTCGGCCGCCCAGGACGAGATCGACCTGCCCGTCGCCGAACTGCGCTCCCGCTACCTGCCCGAGCTGGAACGGCTGCTCCCCGCCGCCCGCGGCGCGGGCATCCGCGACTTCTTCGTCACCCGGGAGCGCACCGCCACCTTCGCGCCCGCCCCGGGCGTCGGGCGGCTGCGCCCCGGCCCCCGCACCCGGCTGTCCGGTCTTCAGCTGGCGGGGGCCTGGACCGACACCGGCTGGCCCGCGACGATGGAGGGCGCCGTGCGCAGCGGCGCCGGCGCCGCCGACGCGGCGCTCCACGACCTCGGCCGTCCCCCAGGACATCCGCTGCAGGAGGCGGCATGA